TCTCTCTATCGATAGCACTAACATTTCCCCATGTGAATATGACTAATCCATGTTTTACCAGATCCAGATTAGCATCGAATACCTCTTTTTTTAATGATTCTAGCATGATATTATATATGGTTTAAAAGCTTATTTAAAGCATAAGTGTTCACTATACACTTATGAGTACAATGTTAATAATAAGTGTAAAAATATACACTTATTTTGATATGTTTTAAAACATGTATTAAGAGTTCTTATGTCTAATTTGATCTGTTTTCAAAAAAGATGGAAAATAAAACCTCGAATCTTTATTTTATATCTTTCGAAATGAATGCAGACAAGGAGAATATTGTAGTATATCCTATTGTTTTGGGTTCTATTATTTAGGTAGTTTGTGTTTAAGGAAAGGCCTTGTTAGGAATCCAAGATTCAATCTTTTAGTTTATATAGGTAAAACAAGAAAACAAGACTATTATAGAAGTTTATAGAAATAACTGTTATTTGAATTGCTTAAAAATCCTATTTATATTTATGTTGTACTCTTAATTATTTAAATAAAGAGTACATGGTAAAATAACTTTATATTGTCCTTTCTCACCAGCTTGTTTGCTTTTTTCCTGAATCTCTCCGAGTAAAATATCTACAGCATTTTTACCTATATCTGCAACGGGCATTTTTGCAATGTTAATTTTTGGTGCTAAAATTTTGAATAAAGATACACCATGTATGCATGCCAGTTGAAATTGTCGATTAAAGTCGATTCCTTTGTTATCAAAATAAAGGAAGGCCTCTACTGCTAGAATATGTGTGGTGAAAAAGAAACCATCTACATCAGGTACTTTTTCAAATATATTATCTAGTACTTTTACAATTTTATTATCATAATCTTCATATTCTATATTTCCCACAAGCGCTGGATTAAATTTGATACCGGAATCTGACAATGCTTGTTTATAACCCTCATTTCTTTCACCCATTGTAGTAAGATGAGAGTTTGTGGTAATAAGTGCAATGTTTTTGCACCCCATACCTATGAGATGCTTTGTTAATTTGTAGCTACTTTCCTTGTTGTCGATAATTATATAACTTGTTTGCAGTTCAGGAAAATAACGGTCGAATGTTACTAAAGGAAATTTTTCAGATATAAGCCGCTCTATTTCAACTTTCGATCGCTTAGTTGGTGCTATAATTATTCCATCTACTCCCTTCGATTTGAACATTTGTATAACAAGGTCTTCTTTGTTGAAGTCCGATTCGGAACTTGCTATCATCAGAGAATATCCATGCATGTTGGCTTGATTTTCTATTTCTCTGGCTATTGAGGAATAAAAATAATCGGATATGGAAGGCAGGATAAGTCCAATGGTTTTGGTCTGCCCAATATTCAGACTTCGAGCTATTAAATTTGGCTGGTAGTTCAATTCTTTTGCACAATTTAGTACAATCTCTTGTGTATTTTTACTTATACCTTTTTTCTCTGCTTGTCCGTTTAGTACCCATGATACTGTGGTTTTAGACAAGTTTAATTTTTCTGCAATATCTTTAAGTGAAACCCTTGTTTTCATATATAATACACAAATTGGTAATTTTCTATATTTAACGGTTAAATATTTAACTTATCTGAATGATATATAAGTATATTAGATATTTATATGTGCAATAGTAGGTTTAGTATTATTACCAACTACATCTACATTATCTTAACTCTGATTAGGTTCGGATATCTATAGATAATTGTTTTAGTATTATTTCGCTTCATCTATACATATAAATACCTATTTATGTCTCTAAAAGTATATATAAGGATACCAATTCCTTTTTATCATTCAAATATAATATACTATTTATATTTCTACAAATGTATATTATTTTACTTTCTCGTTAAAATAATAATACTTTATTTTTATCTTATATAAGAATCCTCACTCTTGTTTCTTTCCTAATCGAATGTATATTAGATTCTATTTTATAATTATAATATATTATTAATTAGATGTTTGTTTGTTATTTTAATGTCTCTATTCTAAATGTTCCATTTTTTAACAATGGTTAATTATGAAAGATATTTGAACTTTTTATTGTGGTTTTTAAAATAAGAATTAAATTTGTATTGTTTAACCGTTTAAGTTGTGTTTAGGTGTCTTTAAATGAGGTTTTGTTATATGTCTGGATCAATTTAAATAACAAATCCCATTTCTTAGGATAGAGGCGGAAGCATGATTATAATGGAAAAAACGATATTTAAATATAAATTTATTGGATTAATCAATACGGAATAACCAAATTAATATACATGAAAATATAATGAAACCATAATTTTATACGTATGTAATAGTTTGTTAATATGTAGTTTCTACTTTTGCAAACAGTTTTATCGAAAGCTTCTTCTATTTTTTTTGAATATTTTACTAAACCGTTAAAGTTATTCGTGATAAAATAATAATAACCATGCATAAATCTAGATTAACCATAACCTTTTTATTATTGACAAGTCTCTTTATTATTCTAGCACAATCATGTGAAACAAAGAAAGTCAAGATTAACAACTTAAGATGTGAGTATATGCACAATCCTATTGGAATTGATGCTGTTTCTCCTCGATTTACATGGAATTATGAAGCAATTTCAGGACATGACTTTAAACAAGGAAGCGTTCAACTTCTACTTTCAAGGAATAAGGAAGCTCTTTCAGAAAAGACCTCTAATGATATATGGCGTTCGGGAATAATCTCTACCAACGAAATGTTCATTACCCCTGATTCCAGTTGTGTGCTTGAACCGCACACCACATATTATTGGCAAGTTATAGTATGGGACAATAATAAAAAGCAGAAGATTGTATCACCTGTCAGTCATTTCGAAACGGCTTTCATGCAACCTTCAGCCTGGCAAGGAAAATGGATATCAGACAATGAGGCTATAGACAGTCCTAGAGCACCCATGCTACGTAAATCTTTTGAAATAAATGGTAGTAAACAAATAGCGAAAGCTAGGTTATATATTAGCGCCGCCGGGTATTATGATGTTTCTATTAATGGGAAGTCTGTTGATTCTTCCGCCTTTTTGGCTCCGGGCTACACTCATTATGATAAACGGAATTTGTATAACATCTATGATGCAACGTCATTGGTACAATCCGGTAAAAATGTTATAACATCTATCTTAGGAAATGGGTTTTACAGTGCATTTGCACCTGTGGCAACGTGGAGCTTCGAAAAAGCCCGTTGGCGCAACCGCGCTTCTATGATCAGCGAATTACATATCACTTATAAAGATAATACGAAGGATATTATAATATCAGACTCCACATGGAAAGTTTCTTCGTCGAGCCCTTATGTGCAAAACAATATTTACAGTGGGGACACTTACGATGCGAATAAAGAAATTGAAGGATGGGATAAACCTACCTTTGACGACTCTATGTGGGCTAATGCAAAAATAATGAATGCTCCGTCTGATCGTCTGGTTGCAGAAACAGAGCCCGTAATAAGGAAAATAAAAAATATAAACCCGATATCACTAAAGTCTTTTGGCGATACTGTTTTTGTCTATGATTTTGGTGTGAATATGACAGGTGGATGTGAACTAAGAATAAAGGGAGAGAAAAATACAAGAGTAGAGATACAATATGGTGAATTACTGAAGCCAAATGGGCGATTAGAGATGCGAAATCTCGACATCTATTATAAGCCTCTTCCGGGATTGGCTTTTCAAACAGATGTATTTATCCTTGATGGCAAGGAGTGTGTCTTTACACCTAGATTTTCATACAAAGGATTCCAATATGTAGAAATCTGTTCAAGTCGTCCGATAAAACTTGATGAAACAAATGTAACGGCACTTAATTTTCATTCTGATTTAAAAGAAGTCGGTCATTTCAGCTGTTCTAATGACCTGCTGAATCAGATATGGAAAGCTGCAAATCGGTCATATTTATCGAATGTGATGAGTATACCTACCGATTGTCCTCAACGCGAAAAAAATGGATGGACTGCGGATGCTCATATTACGATGGATTTGGGATTACTAAATTTCGATGGTATCCGATTCTATGAAAAATGGATCGAAGATATGATTGATAACCAGAATTCAGAAGGTCGTATTTCCGGAATTATACCAAGCTCAGGTTGGGGATACGATGACTGGATTGGCCCTGTATGGGATGCTGCGATGTTTATTGTCCCAATGGCTCTGTACGATTACTACGGAGACAAACAAAGTATAAATAGAATATATAGCACATGCGAGAGATATCTTGCATATTTGGCAACCAGAGAAGATACTGACGGCTGTGTAACCTATGGTATAGGAGACTGGGTACCTTACAAAACTCAAACGCCTACCGAATATACTACTTCGTGCTATTATTATCTGGATAATCTTTATATGGCTAAATTTTCGGAAATACTAGGTTACGATGGATCGGTTTATAAAGCAAAAGCGAAAAAGCTTAAGGGTTTGATTAATAATAAATACTTTGACTCCCGAAAAAATATATATGCTAACGGCTCGCAAACATCATTGGCCATAGCACTTTATTTAGGAATTGTTCCTGATGGTATGGAGCAAAAGATCGCCGACAATTTATATCAGGCGGTAAAGGGAAATAACGGATACCTCGATTTCGGAGTATTGGGAAGCAAGACAGTACTGAGAATGCTGTCGAAATATGGCTATGCAGATATGGCTTATCAGATGGCTTCAAAAGAAGATGAACCTTCGTGGGGTGCATGGATAAAGAAAGGTTTTAATACAATGCCCGAAACATGGACTTTGTCTCCCGAATTCAGAGATGCATCTATCAATCACATGTTTTTGGGCGATATCAATGCATGGATGTATAATGTATTAGCTGGTATAAACTTTGATCCTAACAATCCCGGATTCAAACATATTCTCATACAACCTCATTTTGTAGAAGGTCTGGATTGGGTGAAAGGAGAGTACAACTCCGTAAAAGGACTTATACGATCTGAATGGAAGCGGGTAGGAGGCAGCATTCAATTAGAAGTCGAAATTCCAATCAATACAACAGCTACTGTTCTAGTAGGAGATAAGACGATTTCTATTGAAGGAGGAAAGCACAAATTCAACTTTTAAATACAACCTAAAATAAATCAATGAAAGGAGGAACGACTATGGCAGAATAAGCATTGTAAATGCATAAATATTAAAGGCAAATTACATCACTGAAAATAAATTAAATAATCTTTATCAATGAAAAACAAACTTAATTATTATCAAAAGATATTTTTGATAATGTTTATGTCCCTTTTATTCATAAATATTGTACATGCTCAAAACATACTGACAGATGGCAATATAAAAGGATCCGTTTTTGACCAGAAAGGAGAGCCAATTATTGGT
The Dysgonomonas mossii genome window above contains:
- a CDS encoding LacI family DNA-binding transcriptional regulator encodes the protein MKTRVSLKDIAEKLNLSKTTVSWVLNGQAEKKGISKNTQEIVLNCAKELNYQPNLIARSLNIGQTKTIGLILPSISDYFYSSIAREIENQANMHGYSLMIASSESDFNKEDLVIQMFKSKGVDGIIIAPTKRSKVEIERLISEKFPLVTFDRYFPELQTSYIIIDNKESSYKLTKHLIGMGCKNIALITTNSHLTTMGERNEGYKQALSDSGIKFNPALVGNIEYEDYDNKIVKVLDNIFEKVPDVDGFFFTTHILAVEAFLYFDNKGIDFNRQFQLACIHGVSLFKILAPKINIAKMPVADIGKNAVDILLGEIQEKSKQAGEKGQYKVILPCTLYLNN
- a CDS encoding family 78 glycoside hydrolase catalytic domain, with the protein product MHKSRLTITFLLLTSLFIILAQSCETKKVKINNLRCEYMHNPIGIDAVSPRFTWNYEAISGHDFKQGSVQLLLSRNKEALSEKTSNDIWRSGIISTNEMFITPDSSCVLEPHTTYYWQVIVWDNNKKQKIVSPVSHFETAFMQPSAWQGKWISDNEAIDSPRAPMLRKSFEINGSKQIAKARLYISAAGYYDVSINGKSVDSSAFLAPGYTHYDKRNLYNIYDATSLVQSGKNVITSILGNGFYSAFAPVATWSFEKARWRNRASMISELHITYKDNTKDIIISDSTWKVSSSSPYVQNNIYSGDTYDANKEIEGWDKPTFDDSMWANAKIMNAPSDRLVAETEPVIRKIKNINPISLKSFGDTVFVYDFGVNMTGGCELRIKGEKNTRVEIQYGELLKPNGRLEMRNLDIYYKPLPGLAFQTDVFILDGKECVFTPRFSYKGFQYVEICSSRPIKLDETNVTALNFHSDLKEVGHFSCSNDLLNQIWKAANRSYLSNVMSIPTDCPQREKNGWTADAHITMDLGLLNFDGIRFYEKWIEDMIDNQNSEGRISGIIPSSGWGYDDWIGPVWDAAMFIVPMALYDYYGDKQSINRIYSTCERYLAYLATREDTDGCVTYGIGDWVPYKTQTPTEYTTSCYYYLDNLYMAKFSEILGYDGSVYKAKAKKLKGLINNKYFDSRKNIYANGSQTSLAIALYLGIVPDGMEQKIADNLYQAVKGNNGYLDFGVLGSKTVLRMLSKYGYADMAYQMASKEDEPSWGAWIKKGFNTMPETWTLSPEFRDASINHMFLGDINAWMYNVLAGINFDPNNPGFKHILIQPHFVEGLDWVKGEYNSVKGLIRSEWKRVGGSIQLEVEIPINTTATVLVGDKTISIEGGKHKFNF